One stretch of Cohnella algarum DNA includes these proteins:
- a CDS encoding Lrp/AsnC family transcriptional regulator has translation MNELKLKILDLLKEDARLSASVIATMLGADESEVSKAIAEMESDHVIVKYATVVNWSKVDDEKVTALIEVECSPERGRGFESIAERIYLYPEVKSVYLMSGAYDLLVEIEGKNLKEVAAFVSNKLSTIESVISTKTFFILKKYKQDGIIFEEFEDDHRLPISP, from the coding sequence ATGAACGAATTAAAACTGAAAATTCTGGATCTGCTCAAGGAAGACGCGCGCTTGTCCGCATCCGTCATCGCCACGATGCTGGGTGCGGACGAATCCGAAGTGTCCAAAGCCATCGCGGAGATGGAGAGCGATCATGTCATCGTCAAATATGCGACCGTCGTCAATTGGAGCAAGGTCGACGACGAAAAAGTAACCGCCTTGATCGAGGTGGAGTGCTCGCCGGAACGGGGGCGCGGCTTTGAAAGCATCGCGGAACGGATTTATTTGTATCCCGAGGTCAAATCCGTCTACCTCATGTCCGGAGCGTACGACCTGCTCGTCGAAATCGAAGGCAAAAACCTGAAGGAAGTCGCGGCGTTCGTATCCAACAAGCTGTCCACGATCGAATCGGTCATCTCGACGAAAACCTTTTTTATTTTGAAAAAATACAAGCAGGACGGCATCATCTTCGAAGAATTCGAGGACGATCACCGATTGCCGATTTCACCGTAA